TCTCAAGGAGTGGAGCCAATGAGTATTGATGGTGAATCATCTCAAGGAGTGAAGTTATGAAGCTAAGGTTATGTTAGTTTGTGGCTTTGGTAGTGTTTTTTTCGAAATTGACTATGttggtgtgtttttttttgctattcgACTATGTTGACTATGTTGGTGTTTCTGTTTTGGTATTTCGGTAAACTATCACTAGTGATGGAACAATCTCAATTGACTATGTTACACTCGTGTTGTGTTATCTCGGTGCCTTAATCtcaacttttctttttagtttttacatgTCAAGATTTTTCCAGTAAAATAAGTATAATCTATTGCAGGGTTTTTTGTTGACACTCTTCTGTTGCTTGACCTCTCCATTCTACTCTTTTCTGTATTGTTCCTCTCTTGAACACTGTGTGTTTTTTATTCTTACTCACTATGTTATTATCTTCACTCACTAACGCTTATTTCTCACTTGTGCACAACCAAAAGTAAGCCCGCACACACACCCTTTCTCAcgtttgtttttgttcttgtcGAAAGAGAAGAGAGGTCATCTTAGTATGTGTTCATTGTTACTTTCTTATTGTGTAACTTCTAGTTGCACAAGCCACTCATCTTTaacttcttgttgttgttgcattGCTCCTTCTTGTTCCTCCGTTTCTTGCGCTTCAAGctacttcttcttctcacagattcttctttcttctttgtaGCTTCTCTCTGCTAttcttctttgttcttcttaaTTTGTAGATTTTAATCAAAGGTCCTCTTCCAACTGTTTTTCTGTTACCTAAggtcttcttctttgttttgctTGTTACCTAAGCGACTCAAAACTTTCTCCCTTTTTCTGCTCACTATCGTTTGATTCACATCTCATATGTTTCCTCTTTTCATCActaaaatttcatctttttattcATCATTACTTGATATTATTAGATCTTTTTTGTACAGTTGTATATACAAACAAATGCGTATGTCTGATCCTAAATATTGGTTAGTTTTCTTCCTTATTTTTCTGGAAATTTGAGGTCCCCGATTTGATATTATTGTGACTTAGATGACTTTTTATTCATTGATAAAGTTAGGTTTGATTCAGGGTTCATAAAATATGTAAAGTTTTGAANNNNNNNNNNNNNNNNNNNNNNNNNNNNNNNNNNNNNNNNNNNNNNNNNNNNNNNNNNNNNNNNNNNNNNNNNNNNNNNNNNNNNNNNNNNNNNNNNNNNATATAGTATAtgaaaatcatataatttacAGGTGCCTGCACTAAAAAACGGTTGAAGTATTAgaacaaaaaacatattattataaaatggatacatatttgtaatatatttcaaaaataaaaaatgtattcgaaaaatatataatataattaaaatactttatttgagaccttaatttatttgatatttattactGAGTATTAAACActtcatttaatttattttgttttttttaaaggactgatttaatgtaaatttagataatataaatctaataaatttattttctttttattttacagtttaaaactattcatttaaattttatgttaattcacctaaaatcttattttaaaatcacacatttaaacaaattaacccacaatttttatttactattgTGTTGAatttataagattaaaatttaaaacttttatttgatttttattatgcTATAATGAACTGTCcagaaataattaattaaatttcaaacaCGAAAAAATATAGTAAACACCTTTGGATTCAGAAATGCAAGTTCTTGATGCTTCTAGCAATAGTTTTGTGGTAGAACTCAATTGCAGTGGTGAATACTAAAAAATAATTGATCAAGCAAAAAAGAAACATCAATCAACAAATCAAACAAAGTATTTAAGAGTGGAACACATGCAAACCATTTTTGCAAGGCTAAAACCTGATTCTTGTCCTTCTGACATGACTGCAAATTTTCTGTATGTGAGTTTTAGTTAtgggttatttttttttttattttgtcccCAATCATATTATTTCATTCTATATAcaaatttttcttaaaaaaaaataactttaaaaaataaaaagataaaaaaatagtaatagttccaaaagaaaaaaattaatattattaacgcCGTCtacctaaaccttaaatcttaaactaaaccctaaaccctaaacactaaaccctaaactcttaggtaacccctaaacttttggataaaccctaaatttttggataaatcttaaactcaaGTCCTAagcactaaaccataaacagtatatcataaatttttagatttatccaagggcttaggatttacccaaaagtttatgatttagtgtttagtgtttaagacatgggtttaagatttatccaagagtttatgatttatccaagggtatATTATTTATCCAAGAGGTTAGGGGTTACCtaagagtttagagtttagtgtttatagtttagtttaagatttatggtttagtgttgACAGCGTcagtaatattaatttttttttctttttgaatgattactattttttatttttttataattttttattttcaaaattaaatgttaaatatcttgtttccttttttaaaaaaaaactatatatatataatgaaacaaTGTGATTGGTTgatgaaccaaaaaaaaaactatttccaAATCGTTAACTCCAGTGTCTGTAAATCAACATATAGAGAAAACTTCCAAACTAGCTGAGATCATCTAAAATCAACACTCTTAAGAATCAAAGTACTAGTATCAGCCTCTTCCCATAATTTCACGATATCTATTTTGGATTTTGTTGATAATGGATTTTGCAGTGTTAATtcataccaaaaataaaataagttttcaaTTGATGCAGAAGAATATGTGAAGAATCTTAGAGATCAAAATTGataatggagattataataaaTTAGGAAAGATAGCACAAAGTAAATTAGTAGATTAAACTTTACATAAGAAAAAAACGGTTTGAAATCGTGATAACTTAATATTGACGTGAATGTGATATTTGAGAAAGTTAGAATGAAGTTGGTGAATGTTAgagatgaaaattttattttagtcaattttttaaaaaaagtattttccatttgtcaaattttatttattaagtgACTTGTAATTTAGTTTATAAAGGATGTGAGTTTAGTTATGAGATTTCCACgagaataattttgtttatgctCCATCCCATCTTTCTAAATCGTTATCTCCAGGGTCTGTAAATCAACATATAGAGAAAACTTCTAAATTAGCTACACTGAAATCATCTAAAATCAACACTCTTAAAAAATCAAAGTACTAGTATCTACTTCTTCCAATAATTCCACTGTAtctattttagattttgttgaTAATGGATTCATGCCATAAATAAAAGAAGTTTTTAATTGCTGCAGAAGAATATACAAAGAATCTTAGAGATCAAAATTGAAAATCGAGATGATGATAAATTAGGAAAGATACCAGAAAGTAAATTAAGaatcaaaatctatataaaAAGAGGATTTGAACGTGAATGTGTTATTTGAGAAAAGTCAGAATGAATTTGCTGAAAATTAgagatgaaaattttattttaatcaattttcttaattaaaaaacattttccaTTTGTCAAAATTTGATTTGTTAAGTAACTTGTGATTTAGTATATAAAGGGtactaaaaataaacataaaaaacagcattttgatttaattatttaactttcaaatattaatttctGGCACTAGTCTATTTCTTTGAATACTTATTCGAAATTTAAGGATTTTCGGAATTTgagtatttttgtatttttttgttaattttttggGTCTTAGGTGTTTTCAAGTAGCCGGAATTGGATTGGATCCGGATAATAACTAATATCGAAGCTAGCGTGCTACAAAATCTGTTCAACTACTTTTACAGGTTTGATGATTGAGTTTGGATCAAATTTGTTTGGGGGTTTTTAGTTCAGATATCATATCTGGTTCACTTACTAACTGGGGAACAAATAAAACGATGGGGTAGGCTTGATGTCTTTTAACTGGGCTAAAGGCCCAAACTTAGATAAATGGGCTTTAAACGACGTCTTTGACCCAATGTGCAGAAATTAAAGCGACACAAATTTGTATCTGCCGCGAGGTTTTTTGGCGGAGTAGAGATGTTTCCCGACGGTTCGCCTCTTACGGTGGCGATGGAGGAGGAAGAGTATACTGCCATATCCATGGATGTAGAAGAGTCTCCGTCTCCGTCAATTACACCGAGAGACCCGCCGAAGATACAACGGCTAGAAGAGTCAGTGGTGAACCGTATCGCAGCGGGCGAAGTAATCCAGCGTCCAGTTTCGGCGGTTAAGGAGCTCGTCGAGAATAGCCTCGACGCCGACTCAACCTCCATAAACGTCACTGTTAAGGACGGTGGATTGAAGCTAATTCAAGTCTCCGACGACGGTCACGGCATTAGAGTAAGATGATTCAATTTTTCTGGAtgtggagaaaaaaataaaaaaaataaaatcaacttttgaaaaaaaaaggaaaaatgattcaatttgttgttgtttcttctTGTTAGCGTGAAGACTTACCGATTCTATGCGAGAGACATACAACGTCGAAGCTGAGCAAGTATGAAGATTTGTTCTCTCTTAGTTCGATGGGTTTTAGAGGAGAGGCACTTGCTAGTATGACTTATGTTGCTCATGTTACTGTTACCACCATTACCAAAGGCCAGATTCATGGTCACAGGTCCTGaacattgatttattattatttaaacatatgtTTTCTTCTGCtcaattttgttattaaattatAGAATTTGCAAtttctctgtttctgtttcAGAGTGTCTTACAGAGATGGTGTTATGGAGCATGAACCAAAGGCTTGTGCGGCTGTCAAAGGAACGCAGATAATGGTAAAGTTATCAAATTGAGTGGGGGAGGTTTCTTTTGTTAGTAACTTTCAATGTTCTGTGTGTTTAGGTGGagaatttgttttataatatgattGCTAGAAGGAAGACACTTCAAAACTCTGCTGATGATTATGGAAAAATAGTTGATTTGCTGAGCCGGATGGCCATTCATCACAATAACGTTAGCTTCTCTTGTCGAAAGGTTTGTAATACTTACTAGTAACTAAACTAGTCTACCCTTTTTGGAAGCTTTAATGATTGCTTTCTCGCCAGCATGGAGCTGTCAAGGCTGATGTTCACTCTGTGGTGTCGTCTTCAAGGCTTGATTCAATCAGATCAGTCTACGGTGTGTCAGTTGCGAAGAACTTGATTAAAGTAGAAGTCTCCTCCGGTGAATCCTCCGGTTGTGCTTTTGATATGGAAGGTTTCGTATCCAATTCGAACTATGTTGCTAAGAAGACCATATTGGTGCTTTTCATTAATGGTGAGGACTTTCTTTCCTCAATAGAAATGAATATTTATATCTGCAATAGTCCATTGTTCTTATATAGTTTATTGGTTGCAACAGATAGATTGGTGGAATGTTCGGCTTTAAAAAGAGCCATTGAGATTGTTTATGCTGCAACATTACCAAAAGCATCGAAACCTTTTGTCTACATGTCGATCAATTTGCCACGTGAACATGTTGATATCAATATTCACCCAACAAAGAAAGAGGCAATTGCTTTCCTCCATTTATACTAGTTTTGAGATAGCTGCTATTTCTGTGATAAGATCGTGTATTTACTGCCTAACTTGCATTAAAACGAATTCCTTATTTATACATCAAATGATAAATGTTTTGGTCTAGCGCAGGTAAGCCTTTTAAACCAGGAAATCATGATCGAGATGATACAGTCAGAGGTTGAACTCAAACTGAGGAACACAAATGACACTAGGACGTTTCAAGAGCAGGTATGAGTGCAAAAGATCTTCAAGCAATATCTCAATTGGAGGTTAAGAACATTTATAAGTGTTCCTTCATGCTACAGAAAGTGGAGTACATTCAATCTACGTTGAAATCTTCGAGAAGTGACACTCCAGTTTCTCCGCTTCCATCTGGTACTGAATCATTTGGCTGCGTCGATTACCTTTATTGCCTAAAACCTTTCCCATTGCATACTCTTTGTCCATTTTTCACTTCATATAATAGCTTGTGCTCTTCTCTTTAATTAGGACAGAAAACACCGAAAGTTCCTGTGCATAAAATGGTGAGAACGGATTCATCAGATCCAGCTGGAAGGCTACATGCGTTTTTGCAACCCAAGCCCCATAATCTACCTGACAATGTTTCTAGTTTGAGTGCAGTGAGGTAAGACCTCACCTGATACCACATATATAGTTTCTCATTAACAAAAGTTGAGCTTCTTTACCCGAGATTTTATACTTTTTTCTTGCAGATCTTCTATAAGACAAAGAAGAAACCCAAAGGAAACTGCTGATCTTTCTAGTGTCCAGGAACTTCTTTCTGGAGTTGACAGCTGCTGCCATCCTGGTGCTTCCTCGGCATTGTTACTCTTCTGAACTTAACCTTCTTTAAAACCAATCCTGGTAACcgcttttatttaatttatattctgTTAGGTTTGCTGGAGACTGTACGGAATTGCACATATGTTGGAATGGCAGATGATGTTTTCGCTTTAGTTCAGTATCAAACACATCTATATCTAGCAAATGTGGTGAACCTCAGGTATTATTCTTCAGATTTAAATGATTGACGGTGGATATTATACTGTGTCAATATAGAGAGTCTACACGAAGTGTATTGAAGCTCATACCGTATACCATCTTATTGGAATTTGCAGCAAGGAGCTCATGTATCAGCAAACCCTTCGTcgttttgctcattttaatgCAATACAGCTTAGCGATCCAGCTCCTCTGTCTGAGTTGATACTGTTGGCTCTGCAAGAGGAGGATCTAGATCCTGAAAATTACGAAAAAGATCATCTCAAAGAAAGAATTGCTGAAGTAAGTTTATCTCTCTGCATCACCTATTCCCTCTACTCAACTTGTACAAGTTCATGAGGCTGTAATGTTTCGGTTTTCTATATAGATGAATACAGAACTCCTTAAAGAACAAACGGAAATGTTAGAGGAGTATTTCAGCGTTTTCATTGATTCCGATGGGAATTTGTCACAGCTTCCTGTCATACTCGACCAGTATACAC
This genomic stretch from Raphanus sativus cultivar WK10039 chromosome 3, ASM80110v3, whole genome shotgun sequence harbors:
- the LOC108833383 gene encoding DNA mismatch repair protein MLH1, with translation MFPDGSPLTVAMEEEEYTAISMDVEESPSPSITPRDPPKIQRLEESVVNRIAAGEVIQRPVSAVKELVENSLDADSTSINVTVKDGGLKLIQVSDDGHGIRREDLPILCERHTTSKLSKYEDLFSLSSMGFRGEALASMTYVAHVTVTTITKGQIHGHRVSYRDGVMEHEPKACAAVKGTQIMVENLFYNMIARRKTLQNSADDYGKIVDLLSRMAIHHNNVSFSCRKHGAVKADVHSVVSSSRLDSIRSVYGVSVAKNLIKVEVSSGESSGCAFDMEGFVSNSNYVAKKTILVLFINDRLVECSALKRAIEIVYAATLPKASKPFVYMSINLPREHVDINIHPTKKEVSLLNQEIMIEMIQSEVELKLRNTNDTRTFQEQKVEYIQSTLKSSRSDTPVSPLPSGQKTPKVPVHKMVRTDSSDPAGRLHAFLQPKPHNLPDNVSSLSAVRSSIRQRRNPKETADLSSVQELLSGVDSCCHPGLLETVRNCTYVGMADDVFALVQYQTHLYLANVVNLSKELMYQQTLRRFAHFNAIQLSDPAPLSELILLALQEEDLDPENYEKDHLKERIAEMNTELLKEQTEMLEEYFSVFIDSDGNLSQLPVILDQYTPDMDRVPEFLLCLGNDVEWEDERACFQGVSAAIGNFYAMHPPLLPNPSGDGIRFYTKTSEKSPQENPALGGNVEMESVLDQDLLSDAENAWAQREWSIQHVLFPSMRLFLKPPASMASNGTFVKVASLEKLYKIFERC